From the Sphingobacteruim zhuxiongii genome, the window GAAATCTTCTTGTAATTGTGTCTTCGAGTTGCTCTTTTTTTGAGATATTCAAAAGATTTCTATTCGCGATATTGCTTTTTCTAAAATATATCGTAATTTAAGTCGAACAAAAAACTGTTAATATCTCCAACTTGAACTAATATAACATGGCTGATACAACCAAAAAAGAGGGTATTGCAAACGAAATCGTTCCTATTCCTGAGATTCTAGAAGACGGAATGCAACATGTGAACAATCCTGTTCTTGATTTGCCAAGAATTGAAAAGCAATATTTAACTGCGGTGAAGGGGTACTCCCAAGACCGTAATGTATTTTATTTTACCGATGGACGCGCCAAGGTGGAGGTGCTGGTGGTCTCGGAAGAGATTATTCGCGTTCGCTTAGCACCGGAAGGTGTTTTTTTAGCTGATTTCTCCTACGCTATCAGTAATAAACCTGATGAGTACGTAAATTATCTATTGGAGGAATCGGATACCCATTATAAGGTAAAAACCAATGCGGTTACCTGTTTCATTCAAAAGGATAATTTCTATATTTCCTTCGGAAGTGCGGAAGAGAAGGTGTTAAACGCAGATTTTGCGGCGATGCACTGGGAGGAAAATGTTGATTTCGGAGGGTACTATGTTTACTGTACGAAAGAAGCACAAGAAGATGAGGTGTTTTTCGGTTTAGGTGATAAGGCGACCAATTTGAATTTACGCGGTAGAAGAGTTCGCAATTGGAACTCAGACACCTACTCTTATGCTTTTAATCAAGATCCTTTATATAAGACTATTCCATTTTATATTGGCGTAACACAAGGTGATGCCTATGGGATATTTTTTGATAATACATTTAAAACTTTCTTTGACTTTGCTGCGGAGCATCATGATCAAACTAGTTTTTGGTCAGAAGGTGGCGAGTTACAATATTATTACATCCATGGTCCGAAAATGATTGACGTGGTAAAACGTTATCATAGTATTACAGGAACGCACTATATGCCGCCATTGTGGGGGATTGGTTACCATCAATGTCGTTGGAGTTACTATCCAGAGAAAAAGGTAAGAGATGTCGCGACAGAGTTTAGAAATCGCGAAATCCCTTGTGATGCACTCTATTTGGATATTGACTACATGGACGGTTACCGTTGTTTCACTTGGAATAAACGTTATTTTCCGGATCCTAAAAAAATGATTGCTGATTTAGCAGCCGATGGATTCAAAACGGTCGTGATGATTGATCCAGGAATTAAGGTTGATGATCAGTATTGGGTATTCAAACAAGGGAAGGAAAACAACTATTTCTGTAGGAGAGGGGACGATTATTTTATGGAAGGTTTTGTATGGCCTGGACGCTGTCAGTTTCCAGATTTTACGAATCCGGAGGTTCGAGAATGGTGGGGCACGCTCTACAAAGGTTTAGTTGATGATGGAGTTGCTGGTTTTTGGAATGACATGAATGAGCCTGCTGTTTTTGGTCGCGGAACTTTCCCTGATGATGTCAGACATCAATTTGATGGACATCGCGGTTCGCATCGAAAGGCACATAATATTTATGGAATGCAAATGGTTCGCGCTACATATGAGGGTTTAAAGAAGTTATATCGCAATAAGCGACCATTTACGATCACGCGAGCGGCTTATGCCGGAACGCAACGTTACTCTTCGGTTTGGACGGGTGATAACATCGCGACTTGGGAGCATTTGCGCATTGGTACTCTTCAGTTACAACGTTTATCGGTTTCCGGAATGTCATTCTGTGGTACGGACATCGGCGGTTTTACTGGCGAACCTGATGGGGAATTA encodes:
- a CDS encoding glycoside hydrolase family 31 protein; translation: MADTTKKEGIANEIVPIPEILEDGMQHVNNPVLDLPRIEKQYLTAVKGYSQDRNVFYFTDGRAKVEVLVVSEEIIRVRLAPEGVFLADFSYAISNKPDEYVNYLLEESDTHYKVKTNAVTCFIQKDNFYISFGSAEEKVLNADFAAMHWEENVDFGGYYVYCTKEAQEDEVFFGLGDKATNLNLRGRRVRNWNSDTYSYAFNQDPLYKTIPFYIGVTQGDAYGIFFDNTFKTFFDFAAEHHDQTSFWSEGGELQYYYIHGPKMIDVVKRYHSITGTHYMPPLWGIGYHQCRWSYYPEKKVRDVATEFRNREIPCDALYLDIDYMDGYRCFTWNKRYFPDPKKMIADLAADGFKTVVMIDPGIKVDDQYWVFKQGKENNYFCRRGDDYFMEGFVWPGRCQFPDFTNPEVREWWGTLYKGLVDDGVAGFWNDMNEPAVFGRGTFPDDVRHQFDGHRGSHRKAHNIYGMQMVRATYEGLKKLYRNKRPFTITRAAYAGTQRYSSVWTGDNIATWEHLRIGTLQLQRLSVSGMSFCGTDIGGFTGEPDGELYTRWMQFGVFSPFMRVHSAGDTRDREPWSFGPEWEAICKKFIELRYKLLPYIYSVFWQQHKYGDPILRPIALLEQHIAKNLQREEEFAFGDHLLVSPVLHPGQASKIVYLPEGTWYYYFNNKVYVGSQEHTIDTPLDEMPFFVRGGAIIPEFPVMQYTGEQKIESLRLNYYFSADSCDSYVYSDHGDTFAYEQDVYIDKHFIAEGRNNGVSIRQGEQGLYTPNYSTFDLYLIGLPFTPSNIIVDGLKVESKKDTEGLSYVQLDRDFKKITIQ